Proteins encoded in a region of the Zea mays cultivar B73 chromosome 2, Zm-B73-REFERENCE-NAM-5.0, whole genome shotgun sequence genome:
- the LOC100275862 gene encoding uncharacterized protein isoform X1, with the protein MSKARNAVVATGLLLFAGAGLSFPFLFVKSKNKPIIDSTKPLPPQATFRGPYVNTGSRDIGPDPTNYPKK; encoded by the exons ATGTCAAAGGCACGTAATGCTGTAGTTGCCACTGGATTGCTGCTCTTCGCTGGTGCTGGCTTATCATTTCCGTTCCTTTTCGT GAAATCAAAGAACAAGCCTATTATTGATTCGACAAAACCTCTGCCACCACAGGCTACTTTTCGAGGACCATACGTGAATACGGGTTCACGTGATATCGGACCTGATCCTACCAACTATCCCAAGAAGTGA